A genomic segment from Sulfitobacter mediterraneus encodes:
- a CDS encoding branched-chain amino acid ABC transporter permease produces MDLLNAIVAFLNYVFVPGVAYGSQLALGALGVTLVYGILRFSNFAHGDTMALGAMATVLVTWLFQSWGISLGPLPTALLALPFGIAFAILLLLFTDRTVYRFYREKKAKPVILVIVSLGITFIYNGVTRFIIGADDQNFFDGQRFIISAREFKKATGLDEGLSFKTTQGITIITAIIVVALLFWFLNRTRAGKSMRAYSDNEDLALLSGINPERVVMITWMIVATLATIAGVLYGLDKSFKPFTYFQLLLPIFAAAIVGGLGNPIGAIAGGFVIAFSEVTITYAWKKILVYLMPDSLEPSGLVQLMSTDYKFAVSFVILLIVLLIKPTGLFKGQST; encoded by the coding sequence ATGGATCTTCTCAACGCAATCGTCGCTTTCCTCAACTACGTCTTTGTTCCCGGCGTCGCCTACGGCTCGCAGCTCGCACTTGGTGCATTGGGCGTCACGCTGGTGTACGGCATCCTGCGGTTCTCGAACTTTGCCCATGGTGACACCATGGCGCTGGGCGCAATGGCCACGGTGCTGGTCACATGGCTGTTCCAGTCCTGGGGCATTTCGCTAGGGCCGCTGCCAACCGCCCTGCTGGCCCTGCCCTTCGGCATTGCCTTTGCCATTCTGCTTTTGCTTTTCACGGATCGCACCGTTTATCGGTTCTACCGGGAGAAAAAGGCGAAACCGGTGATTTTGGTCATCGTCAGCCTTGGCATCACCTTTATCTACAACGGCGTGACCCGCTTTATCATCGGGGCGGACGACCAGAACTTCTTTGACGGGCAACGCTTCATCATCTCGGCGCGGGAGTTCAAGAAAGCCACCGGGCTGGACGAAGGTCTGTCGTTCAAAACCACCCAAGGCATCACCATCATCACCGCGATTATCGTTGTGGCGCTGCTGTTCTGGTTCCTGAACCGCACCCGCGCGGGCAAATCCATGCGGGCCTATTCGGACAACGAGGATCTGGCGCTGCTGTCGGGGATCAACCCCGAGCGGGTTGTGATGATCACATGGATGATCGTGGCCACACTGGCAACCATCGCAGGCGTGCTTTACGGGCTGGATAAATCCTTCAAACCCTTCACCTATTTCCAACTGCTTCTGCCGATCTTTGCTGCAGCGATTGTGGGCGGTCTGGGCAATCCCATCGGCGCCATCGCAGGCGGCTTTGTAATCGCCTTTTCGGAGGTCACAATCACCTATGCGTGGAAAAAGATCCTTGTTTATCTGATGCCTGACAGCCTTGAGCCCAGCGGGCTCGTACAGCTGATGAGCACGGATTACAAATTTGCGGTCAGCTTTGTGATCTTGCTGATTGTGTTGCTGATCAAACCCACCGGACTGTTCAAGGGGCAATCGACATGA
- a CDS encoding branched-chain amino acid ABC transporter permease encodes MNETLKNTMLFGIIALLIIYVGFVQSWNSALLIVAMGLISSIMALGVNLQWGFAGLFNVGVMGFVALGGLAAVLIGMPPTEGAMRAGGWNVVGALLLGAGTVFAAIILAKTMSKGWLRNLSVIALLVIGFFVFRGLLDPAVELVEEINPAQTGYLGGLGLPVLLAWPVGGLFAAAAAWIIGKTALGLRSDYLAIATLGIAEIIIAVLKNEDWLTRGVKNVIGVPRPVPYEIDLQNSASFVERAASFGFDPVEGSTLWVKVLYILLFATVLIILMWLSQRALHSPWGRMLRAIRDNEVAAEAMGKDVTARHLQVFILGSAICGIAGAMMTTMDSQLTPGTYQPLRFTFLIWVMVIVGGSGNNLGAVLGGFLIWFLWVQVEPMGLWLMNLMTSGMAEGSALKEHLLESAAHMRLLTMGLVLILVLRFSPRGLIPEK; translated from the coding sequence ATGAACGAGACGCTCAAAAACACGATGCTGTTTGGCATCATCGCACTGTTGATTATCTATGTCGGCTTTGTGCAAAGCTGGAACTCGGCGCTGCTGATTGTGGCGATGGGTCTGATCTCATCCATCATGGCGCTGGGCGTGAACCTGCAATGGGGGTTTGCCGGTCTCTTTAACGTTGGTGTCATGGGCTTTGTTGCCCTTGGCGGGCTGGCGGCCGTTCTGATTGGCATGCCCCCCACCGAAGGCGCTATGCGCGCAGGTGGGTGGAACGTGGTTGGGGCCTTGCTTCTGGGTGCCGGTACCGTCTTTGCCGCGATCATCCTGGCCAAGACAATGTCAAAAGGCTGGCTGCGCAATCTCAGCGTGATTGCCCTGCTGGTCATCGGTTTCTTTGTCTTCCGCGGCCTGCTCGACCCGGCGGTGGAACTGGTCGAAGAGATCAACCCGGCACAAACCGGATATCTGGGTGGTCTTGGCCTTCCGGTGCTGCTGGCCTGGCCTGTGGGCGGCCTCTTTGCGGCTGCGGCGGCTTGGATCATCGGCAAGACCGCTCTTGGTCTGCGGTCCGATTATCTGGCCATTGCGACGCTCGGCATCGCCGAGATCATCATTGCGGTTCTCAAGAACGAAGACTGGCTGACGCGCGGTGTGAAAAACGTGATCGGCGTGCCGCGTCCGGTGCCATACGAGATTGATTTGCAAAACAGCGCAAGCTTTGTCGAACGGGCTGCCTCCTTTGGCTTTGATCCGGTCGAAGGGTCCACGCTTTGGGTCAAGGTGCTGTACATCCTGCTATTTGCAACGGTTCTGATCATCCTGATGTGGCTGAGCCAACGGGCGCTGCATTCTCCATGGGGCCGGATGCTGCGAGCGATCCGCGACAATGAGGTCGCCGCCGAAGCGATGGGCAAAGATGTCACCGCACGGCATTTGCAGGTCTTCATTCTCGGCTCCGCGATCTGCGGCATTGCCGGCGCGATGATGACCACGATGGACAGCCAGCTGACCCCCGGCACCTATCAGCCGCTGCGCTTTACCTTCCTGATCTGGGTGATGGTGATCGTTGGCGGTTCGGGAAACAACCTGGGCGCGGTTCTGGGCGGGTTCCTGATCTGGTTCCTTTGGGTGCAGGTCGAACCGATGGGCCTGTGGTTGATGAACCTTATGACCTCCGGCATGGCCGAAGGATCGGCACTCAAGGAGCACCTGCTGGAAAGCGCCGCACATATGCGATTGCTGACCATGGGTCTGGTGCTGATCCTGGTTCTCAGGTTCAGCCCCCGCGGTCTGATCCCGGAGAAATGA
- a CDS encoding DMT family transporter — protein MSGLVFVAVIGAALLHAAWNALVKGGADKTLSMGAVVIGHLPIALAALPFVPLPAAESLPYLAGGLVLHFGYQLFLLQSYKMGDLTQVYPIARGSAPLIVAVFSVLVLGVHLNGLELLAIAIIGLGIISLALVRQSDGQQNKNAAVLALTTGVFIASYSLVDGIGARIAGTSLGFYCWLSLGNGILMIAYLAVKSPQTLRAIPRSGLPILVLGGGASFIAYALVTWAFTQAPIALVTALRETSIVFALLIGVFFLKEPLNLVKVFSTFSALLGAVLLRYART, from the coding sequence ATGAGTGGTTTGGTTTTTGTGGCGGTTATTGGCGCCGCTCTCCTCCATGCGGCGTGGAACGCCCTCGTCAAAGGAGGGGCTGACAAAACCCTTAGCATGGGCGCCGTGGTGATCGGGCATTTGCCCATCGCGCTTGCGGCCCTGCCTTTCGTTCCGCTGCCAGCCGCCGAAAGCCTGCCATATCTCGCAGGCGGGCTCGTGCTTCATTTCGGGTATCAGCTGTTTTTGCTTCAATCGTATAAGATGGGTGATTTGACCCAAGTCTACCCGATTGCACGTGGGTCTGCCCCGTTGATCGTTGCGGTTTTCTCCGTGCTTGTTCTTGGGGTTCACCTCAATGGGCTCGAACTCCTTGCGATCGCGATCATTGGTCTGGGCATCATCAGTCTGGCATTGGTCCGGCAAAGTGATGGCCAACAGAACAAGAACGCTGCCGTCTTAGCATTGACCACCGGCGTGTTTATCGCCTCCTACTCTTTGGTGGATGGCATCGGTGCGCGGATCGCAGGCACCTCTCTGGGGTTTTATTGCTGGCTGTCCCTGGGCAACGGGATTTTGATGATTGCCTACCTCGCGGTCAAATCACCACAAACCCTACGTGCGATCCCCCGGAGCGGCCTGCCCATTCTGGTGCTGGGAGGTGGTGCATCTTTCATCGCCTATGCACTGGTGACATGGGCCTTCACCCAGGCACCCATTGCCTTGGTCACGGCGCTGCGCGAAACCAGCATCGTCTTTGCCCTGTTGATCGGTGTGTTTTTTCTCAAAGAGCCTCTGAACCTGGTCAAGGTTTTCTCAACCTTCTCTGCCCTGCTTGGCGCGGTCCTGTTGCGGTACGCAAGAACGTGA
- a CDS encoding metallophosphoesterase family protein, whose translation MKILAFSDLHRDTEAATAILSASSGADVVVGAGDFATKGTGAKDTLDILAQCPVPLVVVHGNHDAPSEIEHICGQAQNLHYLHGAGMTLRGISFFGLGGEIPSRNSFPWNASETEVNAAKMLTTCPPNAVLITHTPPFGAADLQNNGIHEGSVSIRDAAENLAPQLLLCGHIHHAWGSHGKVASTPVHNLGPTINWFDI comes from the coding sequence GTGAAGATCCTCGCATTCTCCGACCTGCATCGCGACACGGAAGCGGCAACTGCGATCCTGTCTGCCAGTTCTGGTGCCGATGTCGTTGTCGGCGCGGGCGATTTTGCGACCAAGGGAACAGGTGCAAAAGACACATTAGACATTCTCGCCCAGTGCCCCGTGCCGCTTGTCGTGGTCCATGGCAATCATGACGCACCATCCGAGATCGAACACATCTGTGGCCAAGCGCAAAACCTGCATTATCTTCACGGGGCGGGAATGACTTTGCGCGGCATTTCATTCTTTGGATTGGGTGGCGAGATCCCGTCCAGAAATTCATTTCCATGGAACGCCTCAGAGACAGAGGTCAATGCCGCAAAGATGCTAACCACTTGTCCGCCAAACGCGGTTTTGATCACCCATACGCCGCCATTTGGCGCTGCTGATCTGCAAAACAATGGCATTCACGAAGGTAGCGTTTCAATCCGGGATGCAGCGGAAAACCTCGCGCCTCAGTTGCTGCTGTGCGGGCATATCCATCACGCCTGGGGGTCACATGGCAAGGTCGCGTCGACACCGGTTCACAACTTGGGACCAACCATCAACTGGTTCGATATTTGA
- a CDS encoding GNAT family N-acetyltransferase, which produces MENQTVEVILRPAREDDAQGISNVLVALKAAGKRRTAGDAEDVLGHYITHPDRIQCTVAEVDGQVIGFQSLRLATEGNPYGTPVGWGIIGTHIHPSAARRGVGKMLAGQTIKVALVAGLRHVEARIGTQNAAGLAYYGSIGFVESDEAGVKVLNLPEV; this is translated from the coding sequence AAACGGTTGAAGTGATCTTGCGCCCCGCGCGGGAGGATGACGCACAAGGCATTTCCAATGTTTTGGTAGCCTTGAAGGCGGCTGGCAAACGGCGCACGGCGGGGGATGCGGAAGATGTCTTGGGCCATTACATCACGCACCCGGATCGCATCCAATGCACAGTGGCCGAGGTCGACGGTCAGGTGATCGGATTTCAATCCTTGCGATTGGCGACAGAAGGCAACCCCTACGGCACGCCGGTGGGGTGGGGCATCATCGGCACGCACATCCACCCTTCGGCAGCCCGCCGCGGCGTTGGCAAAATGTTGGCCGGTCAAACGATCAAAGTGGCGCTGGTCGCGGGATTGCGTCATGTGGAGGCGCGGATCGGCACGCAGAATGCTGCGGGACTGGCGTATTACGGGTCTATCGGTTTTGTCGAAAGTGATGAAGCCGGGGTGAAGGTGCTGAATCTGCCTGAGGTCTAA